DNA from Streptomyces sp. Edi4:
GAGAACGTGATGATGAGCAGCAGCCCGAGCCAGAACGAGGGCACCGACCACAGCGTCAGGGCGAGCCCGGTGTTGAACCGGTCGCCGAGCCCGCCGTGCCGCCAGGCCGACCGGGTGCCGAGCAGGACGCCGAGCGCCGTGTAGAGCACCACGGCCGTTCCGGTCAGCAGCAGCGTGGCCGGCAGCTTCTCGGCGATGAGCGGACCGACCGGCGCGTGGAACTGGTAGGAGGTGCCCAGGTCGCCCGTGAGCGCCCGGCCGCAGTAGCGCGTGAACTGCCGCCACAGCGGCAGATCGAGCCCGAATTCGGCCCTGAGCGCCGCGAGTTGGGCATCGGAGACCTGGCGGCCGTGGGTCATGGTGCGGACCGGGTCGCCGGGAACGATCCGGAACAGGAAGAAGCTGGTGACCAGGACGGCGAGGAGCGAGACCACCGCTCCCGTCAGCCTGCCGCCCGCATACCGCAGACGGCCGAGCGCGAGCCCCGCCGCAGCCCGGCCCGGCCCGCCACGGGCCGTGGCCGCCACTGGGGGCGTCTCGGCCGAACTCGCCGCCGTCACCGGCTACTCACGGTCGTCGGCGCCGGCGCGGCGGCGCAGAACCACCCACGCTCCGAGCCCCGCCAGGGCGACGGCCCCCGCCACGACGGCCAGGACGGCGCCCGCCGAGGGCCCGGCGCCGCGCCGCGCGACCGCGCCGGGCCCGGGGACCGCCGACCACCAGCTCCAGTAGCCGTCCTGCCCGTAGATGTTGCCCCCGGCCTCGGGCATCGTCATGATCGACCGGATCTGGTCGGTGCGGTACGCCTCCACCGCGTTGGGGTACGCCATGACGTTGATGTACCCGGTGTCGTACAGGCGCGACTCCATCCGCCTGACCAGGTCCGCCCGCTTGGCGGTGTCGTACTCGGCCAACTGCTGCGCGTAGAGCTCGTCGAAGCGCCGGTCGCAGACGAAGTCGTCGGTCCGGCCGCTCACCGCCGCCGTCGCGGGCAGCGCGGCGCAGGTGTGGATGGACAGGACGTAGTCCGGGTCGGGGCTGACCGAGTAGCCATCGAGCGCCAGATCGTACTCACCGGCCGCCCACGGGTCGCTGACGTTGTCGACGCAGTTCACCGTCAGGGCGACACCGAGCGCCCCCCACCACTCCTGGAGGTACTTGCTGATGGCCTTGTCGTTGGGGTCGACGGCGTGGCAGAGCAGCCGCAGGCCGAGCGCTCTGCCGTCCTTGCCGTGCCGCGCGCCGTCGGGCCCGCGCGGATAGCCCGCCGCGTCCAGCAGCGCGGCCGCGCGCGCCGGGTCGTACGCGATCCTCTGGCCGCCGGAGGGCCGCCAGAAGTACGCCCCGAACCGGGGCGGGATGTAGCCCTGGCCCTCGACGGCGTGGCCCTGGAAGACCTTGTCGACGATCATCGTGCGGTCGACGGCCGCGAACAGTGCCCGGCGCACCCTTTCGTCGAGCAGGGCCGGGTCGCCGTCGCCGAACCGTGTGCCGTCCCTGGAGCGCGCGCCCGGGTTGGTGGCCAGCGCGAGGAAGCGCCGGCCGGGCGCGTCATTGACCTTGATGCCCGGGGCGGAGGCGAGCGCGGTGGTCTGCGCGGGCGTCAGGCCGGAGACGAAGGATACCTCGCCCTTGCGCAGGGCCGCGACCGCCGCGTCGTTGTCCTTGTAGTACTTGAAGACCAGCTCGTCGAAGCGGGGAGCCCCCCGCCAGAAGCCCTTGTTCGGCCTGAGCCTGATGTACTGGTCGACCTTGTAGCCGGTCAGGACGAACGGCCCGGCGCCGACGACGGGGAAGCTCCGGTCGTTGTTGAACGTGGTGAAGTCGGCGACCTTGTTCCACACGTGCTCGGGCACGATCGGCACGTCGAGCGCGGTCATCGTCGCCTGGGGACGCGCCAGTTCGACGACGAGGGTGGCCGGGTCGGGCGCGGTGACCTTCTTGAAGTTCGCCACGAAGCTGCCGGTGGCGGTCGCCGCGCCCCGGTCCGTCATCATCTTCCCGAACGTCCAGGCCGCGTCCCGGGCAGTGACCGGCTGCCCGTCGGACCACCGGGAGCCGGCCCGGATGGTGTACGTCCACGTCAGTTTGTCCGGCGAGACCTTCCAGGAGGCCGCGAGGCCCGGGATCGCATGGCCGTCCCTCGGGTCGTACTCCGTCAGATACGGATACATCAGCCGGTGCACGCTGGTGCTGATCACCCGCTGGGCGAGGAAGGGGCTCAGGGAGTCGACGCTCTGCGAGACGGCGACGGTCAGCACCTTTTGCCCACCCCCGGCCTCGTCGGCCGGGGCGCCCCGGGCGGCGAGCGGGGCCACCGCCATGAGCGCGAGGACGGCCGTGACGGAGGCGGGAAGGCGGGTCCTCGACGGCCACCTTGTCCGGTGCGATGGAACTGTTCTTGCCATGGACGGTGACCTCGCGTCATCACTCGCACGGAGAAGCAGGGTTGATCGCGGGCTGCGAGCTGGCGGGATCGTCGGTCGGGCCGCGCGTCGCGGCGGCGGGCGTGGGCGAAGATTTACCAGGGTGGTCTAGACGTGTCAACGATGCCTCGCGGGCCATTCGGGCTGCGAAAACACGGCAGGCCCGCACCGATCGCGCGGTGCGGGCCTTGGGTGCCCCTGGGTGTCCCTGGTGTTGCTGGGAGCCCTTGGGTGTCGCTGGGTGGCTCGGTCCTGCGGCGCCCTACTGCTGGGGCGCGGCGGGGGGCTGGGGCGCGGGGGGCGACTGCGGAGCGTGGCCGCCGTCTCCGTCCTGGCCGGGCCACCCGGGCGGCGGTACGGTCCCCTGCGGCTGCGCGGGGTTGGGGAAGGGCTGGCCCGGCGCGGGCGGGCCCGGCGCGTACGGCTGACCCGGGTAGGGGTGCCCGGGCGCGGGCGCATGTGCGGCGTCCGGCGTCGGCTGGGGGCCGCCGGGCTGACCGGGGTGCGGCTGACCGGGGTGGAACTGCCCCGGATTCGGGAACGGCTGGCCCGGCTGCGGCTGACCCTGGCCGGGGAAGGGCTGGCCTTGTGCCGGGTAGGGCTGGCCCTGTGCCGGATAGGGCTGGCCCGGGAACGGCTGTCCCTGCTCCGGGCTGGTGAAGGGCTGGCCGGGCAACGGCTGGCCGGGCGCCGGCTGGCCCTGTGCGGGGTAGGGCTGGCCTTGTGCCGGGTAGGGCTGGCCCTGGGCCGGGTAGGGCTGGGTCTGCTCCGGGTGGGGCGCGCCCGGCGCACCCTGCTGACCCGGCATCGGCGGGGCCAGTCGCGGGGGCGGGTTGTGACCGTCGCCCGTCCACAGCCCTTGCTGCTGCTGCGCCCGTACGAAGTCCTCGGCCACCAGCGCCGAAAGGTTGAAGTACGCCTCCCGGGTCTTGGGCCGCATCATGTCGAGGTCCACCTCGGCGCCCGCCGCCAGGTGCTCGTCGAACGGCACCACGACAACACCCCGGCAGCGCGTCTGGAAGTGCTGCACGATGTCGTCCACCTTGATCATCTTGCCGGTCTCGCGGACCCCGGAGATGACGGTGAGGGAACGTTGCACGAGGTCGGCGTACCCGTGCGCGGAGAGCCAGTCGAGGGTGGTCGACGCGCTGGAGGCGCCGTCCACGGACGGGGTCGAGATGATGATCAGCTGGTCCGCGAGGTCGAGCACGCCCCGCATCGCGGAGTAGAGCAGGCCCGTACCCGAGTCGGTGAGGATGATCGGGTACTGCTTGCCCAGGACATCTATCGCGCGCCGGTAGTCCTCGTCATTGAACGTCGTGGACACGGCGGGATCGACATCGTTCGCGATGATCTCGAGACCGGAGGGCGCCTGCGAGGTGAAGCGGCGGATGTCCATGTACGAGTTCAGGTACGGGATCGCCTGGACCAGGTCGCGAATGGTGGCCCCGGTCTCGCGGCGCACCCGGCGGCCGAGCGTGCCCGCGTCCGGGTTGGCGTCGATCGCAAGGATCTTGTCCTGCCGCTCGGTGGCCAGCGTCGCGCCGAGCGCGGTTGTCGTGGTCGTCTTGCCGACGCCGCCCTTGAGGGAGATGACCGCGATCCGGTAGCAGGACAGGACCGGCGTACGGATCAGATTGAGCTTCTGCTGCCGCTCGGCCTCCTCCTTCTTCGCGCCGAACTTGAAGCGCGCGGCGCCGGCGGCCGGGCCCCGGCTGCTCTTGGGCTTGGGCTTGTTGTTGCGCAGCAGCCGGTCGGAGGACAGCTCGACGGCGGCGGTGTACCCGAGCGGTGCGCCGGGCATCGACCGCTCACGCTGGTCGTGCGTCATGGGCGAGGGCCACGCGGTCCCGGCCCGGGGGTCGACGGGCGGCGCGGCCTGCACCTGCGGCGGCAGCGCGCCGCTCTGCCCCTGCTGCGGCATGGCTCCGCTCTGCCCGGCCTGGCCCTGCTGGGGCACCTCACTCGGGGCGGTCTGGCCCTGCGCCGGCCCGGCCACGGGCTGCGCGGGGGTGCCTGACTGGACACCGGGGTGCGGGAAGCCGTAACCGCCTTGTACCACTTGGGCGTTGGGGCCGGGGGTGTTCGGCGGGGTGGCGCCTTGCTGGGGGAAGCCGTAGCCGCCGGGTGCGGCCTGGGGGTCGGGGGCGCCGGGCGGGGCGGTGGCCTGCTGGGGGAAGCCGTAGCCGCCTTGGGGTGCTTGGGGGGTCGGGGTGTTGGGCGGGGGAGTGGCCGGGTTCGGGAAGCCGTAACCGCCCTGCGGGGCGGGAGAGTTGGGGCCGCTCGGCGGGGTGGCGCCTTGCTGAGGGAAGCCGTAGCCGCCGGGTGCGGCCTGGGGGTTGGGGGCGCCGGGCGGGGCGGTGGCCTGCTGGGGGAAGCCGTAGCCGCCTTGGGGTGCTTGGGGGGTCGGGGTGTTCGGCACGGGCGTGGCCGGGTTCGGGAAGCCGTAACCGCCCTGCGGGGCCGGGGAGTTGGGATCGCTCGGCGGGTTCGCGCCCTGCTGGGGTGATCCGTACCCGTTCGGCTGCTGCGGCCACGCCGGAGCCTGGCCGGCCGCGTGGGCCGGGAAGGGGCCGGGCATGGGCTGCGGCTGACCCTGCCCCGGCCAGTGGGGCGCGGGGGCGGGCGCGGCGGCCTGGAACGCGGGCGGCAGCGGGGGCAGTCCGGGCTGCGGTCCCCGCGCGCCCGGGGCCCACGGCTGGTCGGTCGGGGCGGGGGGTGCGTCCTGGGGCTCCGAAACCGGGGCGTTCGACGGCGGGACGGCGTCCGAGGGCGCGGCGTCCGTGGTTGCGGCGTCCGACGGGACGGCGTCCTGCGGCACGGCGTCCTCCGGTACCGCGTCCGTGATCGGACGATCCTCGGCGGCGGGTGCCGCGTCGGAGGGGGCGGCATCCGTGACCGGCGTCGCGGCCGGGGCGTGCGCGGCTTCCTCCGGCACGGACGGCGTGTCCGCGAACGCCGTCGGGCCCGGGGCGTCCTGCGGTGCGGCATCGGTGACCCCGGCATCCGGAGCCGGGCCGTCGTCGGTGTCGGCGTCCGGCGTGGAGTCGGCGGGCGCCGCCGAGCCGCCTGTGGAGGTGTCGGCCTCGTCGGGGCCGGTTTCCGGCCGGTCGATGGGCGGCTCGGTTGCCTCGTCCGCGTCGGTTGACCGCACGGACGTACCGTCGAAGGGCCGGGTGGGGGCGCCATCGACTCCGTTCGCACCGGCCGGGCCCGTTACGTCATCGGCAGCCGCAGAGCCGGCGAAGTCTGCACGGTCTGTCGCGTCTGTCACGTCCGCCGGATCCGTCGCGGCAGGCGTGGCGGGCGTGGCCGCACCGCGGGCCACCTCGTCCGAAGCCCCCGCGTCCGGAGCCACCTCGCCCGGTCCCGTCGGCGCGTCCACGCGGGGCGCCGGAACTGACGGGGCGTCAGGGGTCGAGGCGGGGGCCTCGCCGCGTGCCGCCGCGGCCTGTGCCTCCAGCTGCGCGAACTCCCGCTTCAGCGCGGTGGGCGAGAAGCGCATCGTGGCGCCGCTCTCGATGTCGCCGCCGCCGAAGGCCTGGCCCTCGTCCGTGGGACGGCCCGCCCGGGGCGCGGCGGTGGGAAGCACCGGCGGAGGGAAGGCGGGCGCGGACGCCGGGGCGGGCGGCGGCGACGGGCTCCAGGTCGGCTGGAAACCGCCGGTCTCGGGCAGCCCCGGCACGTCGAGGGGCGCACCGCCGGGCGGCGGGGGCGGGAGCGGCGGGGCCCCTGCGCCGTCCGCCGGCCGCGCGGGGGCCGGGGGCGCGGTGTCCTGCGCACCCTGGGTGTACCAGGCGGGCGGGGTGTAGTCGATCGTGAACTCACCCGTGGTCTCGGGATCGGCGTCGGACCGATTCTCGTCGCGCGCGTTCCCGCCGGTGCGGAACTGGTCCTGGTCGCTGTTCACCGGTTTCCTTTCGTTCGCCTGTGACCGGGTGTGGGCCGTGAGGTTCATTGGCATGTACGGGTGGGGGTGGGCGCCTCCGCGCGATGGGCGCGGAGCCGTGCGCGGTCACCCGCCCCGCCCACCGCGAACGCCGCGACACCCCTGAACGTGAGGAGACGTTCGGATGCCCCGCCCTCGCCGTGGAGTCCCTGCCCCCGGTCCGTCCCACCCTAATCGTCGTCAATAAGCCACGGCAGGCCCGGCCACCTCCAGCCGCTTTCCCTCTGGCCACCCGCGCCCCACAGGCGCCACCGAAGTGACCGGGCGGGGGCGGAACGTGGGGGCGAAAGGGTCAGATCAGGTCAACTCCCGCCCCGCGTCCCCTCTCAGTCGACCCTTCGGGCGTTCCCC
Protein-coding regions in this window:
- a CDS encoding ABC transporter substrate-binding protein; translation: MARTVPSHRTRWPSRTRLPASVTAVLALMAVAPLAARGAPADEAGGGQKVLTVAVSQSVDSLSPFLAQRVISTSVHRLMYPYLTEYDPRDGHAIPGLAASWKVSPDKLTWTYTIRAGSRWSDGQPVTARDAAWTFGKMMTDRGAATATGSFVANFKKVTAPDPATLVVELARPQATMTALDVPIVPEHVWNKVADFTTFNNDRSFPVVGAGPFVLTGYKVDQYIRLRPNKGFWRGAPRFDELVFKYYKDNDAAVAALRKGEVSFVSGLTPAQTTALASAPGIKVNDAPGRRFLALATNPGARSRDGTRFGDGDPALLDERVRRALFAAVDRTMIVDKVFQGHAVEGQGYIPPRFGAYFWRPSGGQRIAYDPARAAALLDAAGYPRGPDGARHGKDGRALGLRLLCHAVDPNDKAISKYLQEWWGALGVALTVNCVDNVSDPWAAGEYDLALDGYSVSPDPDYVLSIHTCAALPATAAVSGRTDDFVCDRRFDELYAQQLAEYDTAKRADLVRRMESRLYDTGYINVMAYPNAVEAYRTDQIRSIMTMPEAGGNIYGQDGYWSWWSAVPGPGAVARRGAGPSAGAVLAVVAGAVALAGLGAWVVLRRRAGADDRE
- a CDS encoding SCO5717 family growth-regulating ATPase; amino-acid sequence: MNSDQDQFRTGGNARDENRSDADPETTGEFTIDYTPPAWYTQGAQDTAPPAPARPADGAGAPPLPPPPPGGAPLDVPGLPETGGFQPTWSPSPPPAPASAPAFPPPVLPTAAPRAGRPTDEGQAFGGGDIESGATMRFSPTALKREFAQLEAQAAAARGEAPASTPDAPSVPAPRVDAPTGPGEVAPDAGASDEVARGAATPATPAATDPADVTDATDRADFAGSAAADDVTGPAGANGVDGAPTRPFDGTSVRSTDADEATEPPIDRPETGPDEADTSTGGSAAPADSTPDADTDDGPAPDAGVTDAAPQDAPGPTAFADTPSVPEEAAHAPAATPVTDAAPSDAAPAAEDRPITDAVPEDAVPQDAVPSDAATTDAAPSDAVPPSNAPVSEPQDAPPAPTDQPWAPGARGPQPGLPPLPPAFQAAAPAPAPHWPGQGQPQPMPGPFPAHAAGQAPAWPQQPNGYGSPQQGANPPSDPNSPAPQGGYGFPNPATPVPNTPTPQAPQGGYGFPQQATAPPGAPNPQAAPGGYGFPQQGATPPSGPNSPAPQGGYGFPNPATPPPNTPTPQAPQGGYGFPQQATAPPGAPDPQAAPGGYGFPQQGATPPNTPGPNAQVVQGGYGFPHPGVQSGTPAQPVAGPAQGQTAPSEVPQQGQAGQSGAMPQQGQSGALPPQVQAAPPVDPRAGTAWPSPMTHDQRERSMPGAPLGYTAAVELSSDRLLRNNKPKPKSSRGPAAGAARFKFGAKKEEAERQQKLNLIRTPVLSCYRIAVISLKGGVGKTTTTTALGATLATERQDKILAIDANPDAGTLGRRVRRETGATIRDLVQAIPYLNSYMDIRRFTSQAPSGLEIIANDVDPAVSTTFNDEDYRRAIDVLGKQYPIILTDSGTGLLYSAMRGVLDLADQLIIISTPSVDGASSASTTLDWLSAHGYADLVQRSLTVISGVRETGKMIKVDDIVQHFQTRCRGVVVVPFDEHLAAGAEVDLDMMRPKTREAYFNLSALVAEDFVRAQQQQGLWTGDGHNPPPRLAPPMPGQQGAPGAPHPEQTQPYPAQGQPYPAQGQPYPAQGQPAPGQPLPGQPFTSPEQGQPFPGQPYPAQGQPYPAQGQPFPGQGQPQPGQPFPNPGQFHPGQPHPGQPGGPQPTPDAAHAPAPGHPYPGQPYAPGPPAPGQPFPNPAQPQGTVPPPGWPGQDGDGGHAPQSPPAPQPPAAPQQ